In Streptomyces sp. SID8374, one genomic interval encodes:
- a CDS encoding DUF2867 domain-containing protein, whose translation MQANPLPHLDEHATVIAAEADDVWRGLCAELERAFSRGPAAVYARLVRAADTRSSGPRPLAEGSAFPGFRVIAASPGEQLTLQGRHRFSSYLLIFRLEPDGPGRTRLRAESRAAFPGRAGRAYRRIVFGSGGHAIGMRRLLAAVQRASERPG comes from the coding sequence ATGCAGGCCAACCCACTGCCCCACCTCGACGAGCACGCGACCGTCATCGCCGCCGAGGCCGACGACGTCTGGCGCGGGCTGTGCGCGGAGTTGGAGCGGGCCTTCTCGCGGGGGCCCGCCGCCGTCTACGCGCGGCTGGTCCGGGCGGCCGACACCCGGTCGTCCGGGCCGCGCCCGCTCGCCGAAGGGTCGGCGTTCCCCGGCTTCCGGGTGATCGCCGCCTCGCCGGGGGAGCAGCTGACCCTCCAGGGGCGCCACCGCTTCTCCTCGTACCTGCTCATCTTCCGGCTTGAACCCGACGGCCCGGGCCGCACCCGCCTGCGGGCCGAGAGCCGGGCCGCGTTTCCCGGGCGGGCGGGGCGTGCCTACCGCCGGATCGTCTTCGGGTCGGGCGGGCACGCGATCGGGATGCGGCGGCTGCTGGCGGCGGTTCAGCGGGCGAGCGAGCGGCCGGGGTGA
- a CDS encoding DUF397 domain-containing protein, with protein sequence MTKTKPNETEAQTPRWFTSSYSDNGGACVEVATNLAAPHGIVPVRDSKHATTGPVLTVPAAAFTTFVAGVRAGEFDAA encoded by the coding sequence GTGACGAAGACGAAGCCTAACGAGACCGAGGCCCAGACCCCCCGCTGGTTCACGTCCTCGTACAGCGACAACGGCGGCGCGTGCGTCGAGGTCGCCACCAACCTTGCCGCCCCGCACGGGATCGTGCCCGTCCGCGACTCCAAGCACGCCACCACGGGCCCGGTCCTCACCGTCCCCGCCGCCGCGTTCACCACCTTCGTCGCGGGCGTCCGCGCCGGGGAGTTCGACGCCGCCTGA
- a CDS encoding DUF397 domain-containing protein, with amino-acid sequence MTDLYELPIAGAAFSKACGGNTHPDGEACVTLARIGPDAWAVGDSKRPGAEPLRFTTAELDAAGIDPARFDLSA; translated from the coding sequence ATGACCGACCTGTACGAGCTCCCCATCGCCGGAGCCGCATTCTCGAAGGCCTGCGGCGGCAACACCCACCCCGACGGCGAGGCGTGCGTGACGCTCGCGCGCATCGGGCCGGACGCCTGGGCCGTGGGCGACAGCAAGCGCCCGGGCGCCGAGCCGCTGCGGTTCACCACGGCGGAGCTGGACGCGGCGGGCATCGACCCCGCCCGCTTCGACCTCTCCGCCTGA
- a CDS encoding helix-turn-helix transcriptional regulator: protein MNKSGLGAALRVLRESSGLEAKAVARSAAMSRSKLSKIETGSVAPSITDVDCVLSAIGVSDEVKAEYMAAAREAATEVTAWRLVRRLGYSRKQRQVQALESRTALLRLFQPSLIPGLLQTPEYARAVFARKNLPDTQLERTIGARLARQSVLYAEGKTFRFIITESVLRWRILPPLAMAGQLDRLISASRLPGVNIGIVALSTPQVDFPGHSFAIKDNRTVTVEMVHAETVMTDPRDVSLYVSKFDRFSESTVSGDEMRTLVEGIRDKFLREQETG from the coding sequence GTGAACAAGTCCGGCCTCGGGGCAGCGCTGCGGGTACTGCGGGAATCTTCCGGCCTGGAAGCCAAGGCAGTTGCCCGCAGCGCCGCCATGTCCCGTTCCAAGCTCTCCAAGATCGAGACCGGGAGTGTCGCTCCGAGCATCACGGACGTCGACTGCGTCCTCTCGGCCATAGGCGTATCGGACGAGGTCAAGGCCGAGTACATGGCTGCTGCCAGAGAAGCGGCCACGGAGGTCACGGCCTGGCGGCTCGTCCGGCGGCTGGGGTACAGCAGGAAGCAGCGACAGGTGCAGGCCCTTGAGTCCCGGACGGCGCTGCTGCGTCTGTTCCAGCCGTCGCTCATTCCTGGACTGCTGCAGACGCCCGAGTACGCACGGGCGGTTTTCGCCCGGAAGAACCTTCCCGATACGCAGCTGGAACGCACCATCGGCGCACGACTGGCGCGGCAATCTGTCCTGTACGCAGAGGGCAAGACGTTCCGGTTCATCATCACAGAATCGGTTCTCCGCTGGCGCATCCTTCCGCCCCTGGCGATGGCGGGGCAGCTCGACCGGCTGATTTCCGCCTCTCGGCTCCCCGGCGTGAACATCGGAATCGTTGCGCTGTCGACCCCGCAGGTGGACTTTCCGGGCCACTCGTTCGCCATCAAGGACAACCGGACAGTGACCGTCGAAATGGTTCATGCGGAGACAGTTATGACCGATCCGAGAGACGTTTCCTTGTACGTATCCAAGTTCGACAGGTTCAGCGAATCCACCGTTTCCGGTGACGAAATGCGGACGCTGGTCGAAGGAATCCGGGACAAGTTTTTGCGCGAGCAGGAAACCGGATAG
- a CDS encoding DUF6879 family protein, whose translation MTTSSNSPRDWFETFEREAFRLETLDDYSQSGGVDAYRAFLAGEPQPEDYATADWMTTVGNAVQSGRRIYRVHILARPLTDYLRFELSWGYRRNMTAGEEFFILDTTDQENPIPEAPDFWLFDERIISAMTYDGAGKFLGSDLVGEDELPRFLAYRDAALAQAVPFTDWWAKYGE comes from the coding sequence GTGACAACCTCATCTAACTCTCCGCGTGACTGGTTCGAGACCTTCGAGCGGGAGGCTTTCCGGCTGGAAACGCTGGACGATTACAGCCAGTCGGGGGGCGTAGACGCCTACCGCGCATTCCTTGCCGGAGAACCTCAGCCCGAGGACTACGCGACGGCCGACTGGATGACGACGGTCGGCAACGCGGTTCAGTCGGGAAGGCGCATCTATCGCGTCCACATCCTCGCCCGCCCACTGACGGACTATCTGCGGTTCGAACTCTCCTGGGGATACCGCCGGAACATGACGGCCGGCGAAGAGTTCTTCATCCTGGACACGACCGACCAGGAGAACCCGATTCCTGAGGCTCCGGATTTCTGGCTCTTCGATGAGCGGATCATCAGCGCCATGACTTACGACGGGGCGGGCAAGTTTCTGGGCTCCGACCTGGTCGGGGAGGACGAGCTGCCCAGGTTCCTCGCCTACCGGGACGCGGCCTTGGCCCAGGCCGTGCCGTTCACCGACTGGTGGGCGAAGTACGGGGAGTGA
- a CDS encoding DUF397 domain-containing protein: MTTETPRWFTSSYSENGGACVEVATNLAAPHGIVPVRDSKHATTGPVLTVPAAAFTTFVAGVRAGKFDAA, translated from the coding sequence GTGACAACCGAGACCCCCCGCTGGTTCACGTCCTCGTACAGCGAAAACGGCGGCGCGTGCGTCGAGGTCGCCACCAACCTCGCGGCCCCGCACGGCATCGTGCCCGTCCGCGACTCCAAGCACGCCACCACGGGCCCGGTCCTCACCGTCCCCGCCGCCGCGTTCACCACCTTCGTCGCGGGCGTCCGCGCCGGGAAGTTCGACGCCGCCTGA
- a CDS encoding helix-turn-helix transcriptional regulator, whose product MAAGEGTFVYRKELSPEASPQAAYGARLRKLRDARGWTQDDLGDKAGCSGRHISAMETGRKSATLPFSRRADQIFGLVGSPESFEREWREIKHGSLLAGFPEFLGLERRAAEIRLYEVGVIPGLLQTPEYATVLAESVVRRGTITPEQAQERVAVTAQRQAAVFAGRETMVFAMLDESCLLRPVGGPEVMKAQFDHLIDFAELPNTILQVVPFALGEQRPFSLPVYILTMVDRSLVSYAESAQQGYVEREITAVLPLHTDYHRMQAVAPSQAASVDIVKQLRKGIT is encoded by the coding sequence ATGGCCGCAGGGGAGGGCACGTTCGTGTATCGCAAGGAACTGAGTCCCGAGGCCAGCCCGCAAGCGGCGTACGGTGCGCGACTGCGCAAGTTAAGGGACGCCCGGGGCTGGACCCAGGACGATCTGGGCGACAAAGCCGGGTGCAGCGGCCGGCATATCTCGGCGATGGAAACTGGTCGCAAATCCGCAACCCTGCCCTTCTCCCGGAGAGCCGATCAGATCTTCGGCCTGGTCGGCAGCCCCGAGTCCTTCGAGCGCGAATGGCGCGAGATCAAGCACGGCAGCCTGCTGGCGGGCTTCCCGGAATTCCTCGGCCTGGAGCGGCGGGCGGCGGAGATCCGGCTGTACGAGGTCGGTGTCATCCCGGGCCTGCTCCAGACCCCGGAGTACGCGACGGTCCTCGCGGAGAGCGTGGTCCGGCGCGGGACCATCACTCCCGAGCAGGCCCAGGAGCGGGTCGCGGTCACCGCACAGCGGCAGGCGGCCGTCTTCGCGGGCCGGGAGACGATGGTCTTCGCGATGCTGGACGAGAGCTGCCTGCTCCGCCCGGTCGGCGGACCCGAGGTCATGAAAGCGCAGTTCGACCACCTCATCGACTTCGCCGAACTGCCCAACACGATCCTTCAGGTGGTCCCGTTCGCCCTGGGAGAGCAGCGCCCGTTCAGCCTGCCGGTCTACATCCTGACCATGGTGGACCGCTCGCTCGTGTCGTACGCCGAATCCGCACAACAGGGCTACGTCGAAAGGGAAATCACCGCTGTGCTGCCTCTGCACACGGACTACCATCGGATGCAGGCGGTAGCGCCCTCACAGGCGGCCTCCGTCGACATCGTCAAGCAGTTGCGAAAGGGCATCACGTGA
- a CDS encoding VOC family protein gives MKIHLTSVFVDDQEKALNFYTGVLGFVKKHDVPLGGEDRWLTVVSPEDPDGTELLLEPDRHRAVGPYKTALVEDGIPAAAFAVDDVRAEFDRLRGLGVRFTQEPVEMGPVTTAVLDDTCGNLIQIAQGG, from the coding sequence TTGAAGATCCACCTGACGAGTGTCTTCGTCGACGATCAGGAGAAGGCCCTGAACTTCTACACGGGCGTTCTGGGCTTCGTGAAGAAGCACGACGTGCCGTTGGGCGGCGAGGACCGCTGGCTGACCGTGGTCTCGCCCGAGGACCCCGACGGCACCGAACTCCTGCTGGAACCGGACCGCCACCGCGCGGTCGGCCCGTACAAGACGGCCCTGGTCGAGGACGGCATCCCGGCCGCCGCCTTCGCCGTGGACGACGTACGGGCGGAGTTCGACCGGCTGCGCGGGCTCGGGGTGCGGTTCACGCAGGAGCCGGTGGAGATGGGCCCGGTGACGACGGCGGTGCTGGACGACACGTGCGGCAACCTGATCCAGATCGCGCAGGGAGGATAG
- a CDS encoding VOC family protein gives MTRTLSWKLVIDSADPHAQAGFWAEALGYPIEDNSALVEQLLAAGAVPEAITTHAHGRRAWRDLAAARHPDDPYDETSGTGLGRRLLFQRVPEPKTVKNRLHIDVHTPPGERDAEAERLVALGARILRAVDEPGGSWLVLADPEDNEFCVN, from the coding sequence ATGACACGCACACTGTCCTGGAAGCTCGTCATCGACAGCGCCGACCCGCACGCCCAGGCCGGATTCTGGGCCGAGGCCCTCGGTTATCCGATCGAGGACAACAGCGCCCTGGTGGAGCAGTTGCTCGCCGCCGGAGCCGTCCCGGAGGCCATCACCACCCACGCCCACGGCCGCCGCGCCTGGCGCGACCTCGCGGCGGCCCGGCACCCGGACGACCCGTACGACGAGACGAGCGGTACGGGGCTGGGGCGGCGGCTGCTGTTCCAGCGGGTGCCGGAGCCGAAGACGGTGAAGAACCGCCTCCACATCGATGTCCACACGCCTCCCGGCGAGCGCGACGCGGAGGCGGAGCGCCTGGTGGCGCTGGGCGCGCGCATCCTGCGCGCGGTCGACGAACCGGGCGGGAGCTGGCTCGTACTCGCGGACCCTGAGGACAACGAGTTCTGCGTCAACTAG
- a CDS encoding CGNR zinc finger domain-containing protein, with translation MLLVHPDGSSFRFDPGALCLELLPTGGPGPLAYFEVLHGPGDVVRWAGESRLPGGLDLAVSPAEAAAARRLRDALWRLAEAHVSALPPASDDLATVNDAAAHPPLTARLTAEGTREWAPGATGSGLLSTVARDAVELFTGPFAHRVRTCGADDCRLLFVDTSRPGRRRWCSMERCGNRHKVRAHRARLTTADDD, from the coding sequence ATGCTGCTGGTCCACCCGGACGGCAGCTCGTTCCGGTTCGACCCGGGGGCCCTGTGTCTGGAGCTTCTGCCGACCGGTGGGCCCGGCCCCCTCGCGTACTTCGAGGTGCTGCACGGGCCCGGGGATGTGGTGCGCTGGGCGGGGGAGAGCCGGCTGCCCGGTGGACTGGACCTTGCCGTGAGCCCGGCCGAGGCGGCGGCCGCGCGCCGTCTGCGCGATGCCCTCTGGCGGCTGGCCGAGGCCCATGTGTCGGCGCTGCCGCCCGCTTCGGACGACCTCGCCACCGTGAACGACGCGGCGGCGCACCCGCCCCTGACCGCCCGGCTGACCGCCGAGGGGACGCGCGAGTGGGCGCCGGGCGCGACCGGCAGCGGGCTGCTCTCCACCGTCGCGCGTGATGCCGTGGAGCTGTTCACCGGGCCGTTCGCCCACCGGGTCCGTACGTGCGGCGCCGACGACTGCCGCCTGCTGTTCGTCGACACCTCGCGGCCCGGCAGGCGGCGCTGGTGCTCCATGGAGCGGTGCGGAAACCGCCACAAGGTCCGCGCCCACCGCGCCCGGCTGACCACGGCCGACGACGACTGA
- a CDS encoding SRPBCC domain-containing protein, which yields MPTGLTQDAGWEIGISRTIRQTPQAVWEFITGSEGVALWLRAEGPLPTEKGTPYRTADGVEGEIRSYRPGDRVRLTHGTSTVQVTVSPGSAEDRAVLRFHQERLTSAEEREERRTYWKGVMDRVAAELT from the coding sequence ATGCCTACCGGACTCACTCAGGACGCGGGCTGGGAGATAGGTATCTCCCGCACCATCCGGCAAACCCCGCAGGCCGTCTGGGAGTTCATCACCGGTTCGGAGGGTGTCGCCCTCTGGCTCCGCGCCGAGGGGCCGCTCCCGACGGAGAAGGGAACTCCGTACCGTACGGCGGACGGAGTCGAGGGCGAGATCCGCAGCTACCGCCCCGGCGACCGCGTCCGCCTCACCCACGGCACCTCCACGGTCCAGGTCACCGTCTCGCCCGGCAGCGCCGAGGACCGGGCCGTACTCCGCTTCCACCAGGAACGCCTGACGAGCGCGGAGGAGCGGGAGGAGCGGCGTACGTACTGGAAAGGCGTGATGGACCGGGTGGCGGCGGAGCTGACCTGA
- a CDS encoding carbonic anhydrase: protein MKTTTHDQTKVATSRRALLRASVATAAVAAGTGLVTGASPAGASPSGATALRRPSPRPETPAAALAELSAGNRRWRTLHQRHPHEARPLRQSLVSGQHPFALILGCIDSRVPPELVFDQGLGDLMTVRSAGEVLDEAVLGSIAYGVLELGIPLVVVLGHQGCGAVAAAVEADETGASLPAHIQYIADQIKPAIDHTHHGDARVDATVDAQVRLVRSRLAREADLAAKVTAGKLAIVGARYELGTQLVHRVG from the coding sequence GTGAAAACGACCACACATGATCAAACAAAGGTGGCCACCAGCCGCCGCGCTCTGCTCCGCGCCTCGGTCGCCACCGCTGCGGTCGCCGCCGGAACCGGCCTCGTCACCGGTGCTTCCCCGGCCGGAGCCTCCCCTTCCGGAGCCACCGCCCTCAGACGGCCATCCCCCAGACCTGAGACCCCTGCCGCCGCGCTGGCGGAGCTCTCGGCGGGCAACCGGCGGTGGCGCACGCTGCACCAGCGGCACCCGCACGAGGCGCGCCCGCTGCGCCAGTCGCTGGTCTCCGGCCAGCACCCGTTCGCCCTCATCCTCGGCTGCATCGACTCCCGCGTACCGCCGGAGCTGGTCTTCGACCAGGGGCTCGGTGACCTGATGACCGTACGTTCCGCCGGTGAGGTCCTCGACGAGGCCGTCCTCGGGAGCATCGCGTACGGCGTCCTGGAGCTCGGCATCCCGCTGGTCGTGGTCCTCGGCCACCAGGGGTGCGGGGCGGTCGCGGCCGCCGTGGAGGCGGACGAGACGGGGGCGTCGCTGCCCGCCCACATCCAGTACATAGCCGACCAGATCAAGCCCGCGATCGACCACACGCACCACGGTGACGCACGGGTGGACGCGACGGTCGACGCGCAGGTGCGGCTGGTCCGTTCGCGCCTGGCCCGTGAGGCCGATCTCGCCGCCAAGGTGACGGCGGGGAAGCTGGCGATCGTCGGCGCACGCTACGAACTGGGCACGCAGTTGGTGCACCGCGTGGGGTGA
- the rarD gene encoding EamA family transporter RarD, producing MKGKNEQRAGLLYGVGAYGMWGIVPLFWPLLKPSGAIEILAHRMVWSLAVVGVALLVVRRWAWIGELARDRRKLGLISVAAATITVNWGLYIWAVNNGQVVEASLGYFINPLVTIAMGVLLLGERLRPVQWIAVATGLAAVLVLAIGYGRPPWISLVLAFSFATYGLLKKKVDMGGLESLAAETAVLFLPALGFLLWLTATGASTFTYGGAGHGALLAATGIVTAVPLICFGAAAVRVPLSTLGLLQYLAPVFQFGLGILYFHEEMPPERWAGFALVWLALSLLTWDALRNARRNRVLAAKLLAAAAAAPAPAAAVETAAHAPTAPAPAPSETAASGTAASEAAPSETATQQKLT from the coding sequence GTGAAGGGGAAGAACGAACAGCGGGCCGGCCTGCTGTACGGGGTCGGCGCGTACGGGATGTGGGGCATCGTCCCCCTCTTCTGGCCGCTCCTGAAGCCGTCCGGGGCGATCGAGATCCTGGCCCACCGGATGGTCTGGTCGCTGGCCGTCGTCGGGGTCGCCCTCCTCGTGGTCCGGCGCTGGGCCTGGATCGGGGAGCTGGCCCGCGACCGGCGCAAGCTGGGCCTCATATCGGTGGCGGCGGCGACCATCACCGTCAACTGGGGCCTCTACATCTGGGCCGTCAACAACGGCCAGGTCGTCGAGGCCTCACTCGGCTACTTCATCAACCCGCTGGTCACCATCGCCATGGGTGTCCTCCTGCTCGGTGAGCGGCTGCGGCCGGTGCAGTGGATCGCGGTCGCCACCGGCCTGGCCGCCGTACTCGTGCTGGCGATCGGGTACGGGCGGCCGCCGTGGATCTCGCTGGTGCTGGCGTTCTCGTTCGCCACGTACGGGCTGTTGAAGAAGAAGGTCGACATGGGCGGGCTGGAGTCGCTGGCCGCCGAGACCGCCGTCCTGTTCCTGCCCGCGCTCGGCTTCCTGCTCTGGCTGACGGCCACCGGCGCGTCGACGTTCACCTACGGGGGCGCGGGCCACGGGGCGCTGCTCGCCGCGACGGGCATCGTGACGGCGGTCCCGCTGATCTGTTTCGGCGCGGCGGCGGTCCGGGTGCCGCTCTCGACGCTGGGGCTGTTGCAGTATCTGGCGCCGGTCTTCCAGTTCGGGCTGGGCATCCTCTACTTCCACGAGGAGATGCCGCCGGAGCGGTGGGCCGGGTTCGCGCTGGTCTGGCTGGCCCTCTCCCTCCTGACCTGGGACGCACTGCGCAACGCCCGCCGCAACCGGGTCCTGGCGGCGAAGCTGCTGGCAGCCGCAGCGGCGGCCCCCGCGCCCGCAGCAGCCGTGGAGACCGCGGCCCACGCGCCCACGGCCCCCGCGCCCGCCCCTTCGGAAACCGCCGCCTCGGGGACCGCCGCCTCGGAGGCCGCCCCTTCGGAGACCGCCACCCAGCAAAAGCTCACCTAG
- a CDS encoding SDR family oxidoreductase has product MSIVVTGATGELGRLVIDELLATVPAGEIVAVVRNKEKAAALAARGVELRIADYDHPETLAGAFRAGDRVLLISGSEVGKRVAQHSALIEAAKAAGVAQLAYTGILGGPDADFLLADEHKATEQLILDSGLPYTFLRNGWYTENYTANLAPVLEHGAVVANAGEGRIASAPRADYAAAAAAVVTGEGHLGKAYELSGDTAWSLAEYAALLSEVTGKEIAYKEVPAAVHQEILVGAGLPEGFAAILTDVDEAIARGRLAGTSGDLARLIGRPTTPLATTVRAALASA; this is encoded by the coding sequence ATGAGCATCGTCGTCACCGGAGCCACCGGAGAACTCGGCCGCCTCGTCATCGACGAACTGCTGGCCACGGTCCCGGCCGGCGAGATCGTCGCGGTCGTCCGCAACAAGGAGAAGGCCGCCGCGCTCGCGGCCCGGGGCGTCGAACTCCGTATCGCCGACTACGACCACCCCGAGACCCTCGCCGGGGCGTTCCGGGCCGGCGACCGGGTGCTGCTGATCTCAGGCAGCGAGGTCGGCAAGCGGGTCGCGCAGCACTCCGCGCTCATCGAGGCGGCCAAGGCGGCGGGCGTGGCGCAGCTCGCGTACACCGGCATCCTCGGCGGACCGGACGCGGACTTCCTGCTCGCCGACGAGCACAAGGCGACCGAGCAGCTGATCCTGGACTCCGGGCTGCCGTACACCTTCCTCCGGAACGGCTGGTACACGGAGAACTACACCGCCAACCTCGCCCCCGTCCTGGAGCACGGGGCGGTCGTCGCCAACGCGGGTGAGGGCCGGATCGCCTCCGCGCCCCGGGCCGACTACGCGGCTGCGGCGGCTGCCGTGGTCACCGGCGAGGGCCACCTCGGCAAGGCCTACGAGCTGAGCGGCGACACGGCGTGGTCGCTCGCCGAGTACGCGGCCCTGCTGTCCGAGGTGACCGGCAAGGAGATCGCGTACAAGGAGGTCCCGGCCGCCGTGCACCAGGAGATCCTGGTCGGCGCGGGCCTGCCCGAGGGGTTCGCGGCGATCCTCACCGACGTGGACGAGGCCATCGCGCGCGGCCGGCTCGCGGGGACGAGCGGTGACCTGGCCCGGTTGATCGGCCGCCCGACGACCCCCCTGGCCACGACCGTACGCGCGGCGCTCGCCAGCGCCTGA
- a CDS encoding helix-turn-helix domain-containing protein: MCPSRLVLEHVTSRWGVLVLAALLERSYRFSELRRTIGGVSEKMLAQTLQTLERDGFVHRDAKPVIPPRVDYSLTPLGTEAAEQVWALARWTERQVDAVRAARAAYDEARA; the protein is encoded by the coding sequence ATGTGCCCGTCACGCCTGGTGCTGGAGCATGTGACGAGCCGCTGGGGCGTCCTGGTCCTGGCGGCCCTGCTGGAACGCTCGTACCGCTTCAGCGAGCTGCGCCGCACGATCGGCGGGGTCAGCGAGAAGATGCTGGCCCAGACCCTCCAGACACTGGAGCGCGACGGCTTCGTCCACCGGGACGCGAAGCCGGTGATCCCGCCCCGGGTGGACTACTCGCTCACCCCGCTCGGCACCGAGGCCGCCGAGCAGGTGTGGGCGCTCGCCCGCTGGACCGAACGCCAGGTGGACGCGGTACGGGCGGCGCGCGCGGCGTACGACGAGGCCCGGGCCTGA
- a CDS encoding 2-oxoacid:ferredoxin oxidoreductase subunit beta, giving the protein MPDTQELLHNELLQLVPKAEAKQSMKDFKSDQEVRWCPGCGDYAVLAAVQGFMPELGLAKENIAFVSGIGCSSRFPYYMNTYGMHSIHGRAPSIATGLATSRRDLSVWVVTGDGDALSIGGNHLIHALRRNVNLKILLFNNRIYGLTKGQYSPTSEIGKITKSTPMGSLDAPFNPVSLAIGAEASFVARTVDSDRKHLTSVLRAAAEHPGTALVEIYQNCNIFNDGAFEVLKDKEQAAEAVIRLEHGQPILFGADGTKGVVRNQATGDLEVVAVTDDNRSQVLVHDAHADSPTTAFALSRLADADTLHHTPIGVLRSVQRPVYDTLMSDQVDAAVERDGKGDLGALLTGADTWTVIG; this is encoded by the coding sequence ATGCCTGACACCCAGGAACTGCTCCACAACGAACTGCTGCAACTGGTGCCCAAGGCCGAGGCGAAGCAGTCCATGAAGGACTTCAAATCCGACCAGGAAGTCCGCTGGTGCCCGGGCTGCGGCGACTACGCCGTCCTCGCCGCAGTCCAGGGCTTCATGCCCGAGCTGGGCCTGGCCAAGGAGAACATCGCCTTCGTCTCCGGCATCGGCTGCTCCTCCCGCTTCCCGTACTACATGAACACCTACGGGATGCACTCCATCCACGGCCGCGCCCCCTCCATCGCCACCGGGCTCGCCACCTCCCGCCGCGACCTGTCGGTCTGGGTCGTCACCGGCGACGGCGACGCGCTCTCCATCGGCGGCAACCACCTCATCCACGCCCTGCGCCGCAATGTCAACCTGAAGATCCTGCTCTTCAACAACCGGATCTACGGGCTCACCAAGGGCCAGTACAGCCCCACCTCCGAAATCGGCAAGATCACCAAGTCGACGCCGATGGGCTCACTCGACGCCCCCTTCAACCCGGTCTCCCTCGCCATCGGCGCGGAAGCCTCGTTCGTGGCGCGCACGGTCGACTCCGACCGCAAGCACCTCACCAGCGTGCTCCGCGCGGCGGCCGAACACCCCGGCACAGCCCTGGTGGAGATCTACCAGAACTGCAACATCTTCAACGACGGCGCCTTCGAGGTCCTCAAGGACAAGGAGCAGGCCGCCGAGGCCGTCATCCGCCTCGAACACGGACAGCCCATCCTCTTCGGCGCCGACGGCACCAAGGGCGTCGTCCGCAACCAGGCCACCGGCGACCTGGAAGTCGTCGCCGTCACCGACGACAACCGCTCCCAGGTCCTCGTCCACGATGCCCACGCCGACTCCCCGACCACGGCGTTCGCCCTGTCCCGCCTCGCCGACGCCGACACCCTCCACCACACCCCCATCGGCGTGCTGCGCAGCGTCCAGCGGCCCGTCTACGACACCCTCATGTCCGACCAGGTGGATGCCGCCGTGGAGCGCGACGGCAAGGGCGACCTCGGCGCACTCCTCACCGGGGCCGACACCTGGACCGTCATCGGCTGA